The following proteins are encoded in a genomic region of Pseudorca crassidens isolate mPseCra1 chromosome 1, mPseCra1.hap1, whole genome shotgun sequence:
- the RABGGTA gene encoding geranylgeranyl transferase type-2 subunit alpha isoform X1, with protein MHGRLKVKTSEEQAEAKRLEREQKLKLYQSATQTVFQKRQAGELDESVLELTSQILGANPDFATLWNCRREVLQRLEVQKSPEELAALVKAELGFLESCLRVNPKSYGTWHHRCWLLGRLPEANWARELELCARFLEVDERNFHCWDYRRFVAAQAAVPPAEELAFTDSLITRNFSNYSSWHYRSCLLPQLHPQPDSGPQGRLPEDVLLKELELVQNAFFTDPNDQSAWFYHRWLLGRADPQDALHCLHVSRDEACLTVSFSRPLLVGSRTETLLLMVDESPLAVAWRTPDGRNRPSHVWLCDLPATSLNDQLPQHTFRVIWTAGGAQKECVLLKGRQEGWCRDSATDEQLFRCELSVEKSTVLQSELESCKELQELEPENKWCLLTIILLMRALDPLQYEKETLQYFQTLKAVDPMRAAYLDDLRSKFLLENSVLKMEYAEVRVLHLGHKDLTVLCHLEQLLLITHLDLSHNRLRALPPALAALRCLEVLQANDNTIESLDGVTNLPRLQELFLCNNPACSAPASCLLPQAGPPQPAGQPPVPSSGHLGASGRAAAFSSQQPHLRDSAPAPCPLTYWN; from the exons ATG CACGGGCGCCTGAAGGTGAAGACATCGGAAGAGCAAGCGGAAGCCAAAAGGCTAGAGCGGGAACAGAAGCTGAAGCTATACCAGTCAGCCACCCAGACTGTCTTCCAGAAG CGCCAGGCTGGAGAGCTGGATGAATCAGTGCTGGAACTGACAAGCCAGATTCTGGGAGCCAACCCTGATTTTGCCACCCTCTGGAATTGTCGCCGAGAGGTGCTCCAGCGGCTGGAGGTCCAGAA GTCCCCCGAGGAGTTGGCCGCTCTGGTGAAGGCAGAACTGGGCTTCCTGGAGAGCTGTCTGAGGGTGAACCCCAAGTCTTACGGTACCTGGCACCACCGCTGCTGGCTGCTGGGCCGCCTGCCAGAGGCCAACTGGGCCCGGGAGCTGGAGTTGTGTGCCCGCTTCCTCGAGGTTGATGAGCGGAACT TTCACTGCTGGGACTACCGGCGGTTTGTGGCTGCGCAGGCAGCTGTGCCCCCTGCAGAGGAGCTAGCCTTCACTGACAGCCTCATCACCCGAAACTTCTCCAACTATTCCTCCTGGCATTACCGCTCCTGCCTCTTGCCCCAGCTGCATCCCCAGCCAGACTCTGGACCCCAGGGGCGCCTCCCTGAGGATGTGCTGCTCAAAG AGCTGGAGCTGGTGCAGAACGCCTTCTTCACTGACCCCAATGATCAGAGTGCCTGGTTCTACCATCGTTGGCTCCTGGGACGAG CGGATCCCCAGGATGCCCTGCACTGCCTGCACGTGAGCCGGGATGAGGCCTGTCTGACTGTCTCCTTCTCTCGGCCCCTCCTA GTGGGCTCCAGGACGGAGACCTTGCTGCTCATGGTGGACGAGTCACCCCTGGCCGTGGCGTGGAGGACCCCAGATGGCAGGAACCGGCCTAGCCACGTCTGG ctctgtgacctgcCCGCCACCTCTCTCAACGACCAGTTGCCCCAACATACATTTCGTGTCATTTGGACAGCAGGCGGTGCCCAGAAGGAGTGTGTGCTCTTAAAAG GCCGCCAGGAGGGCTGGTGCCGGGACTCCGCCACGGACGAACAGCTCTTCAG GTGTGAGCTGTCGGTGGAGAAGTCCACGGTGCTACAGTCCGAGCTTGAATCCTGTAAGGAGCTGCAGGAGCTGGAGCCTGAGAATAAAT ggTGCCTGCTCACCATCATCTTGCTGATGCGGGCGCTGGACCCCCTGCAGTATGAGAAGGAGACGCTGCAGTACTTCCAGACCCTCAAG GCCGTGGACCCTATGCGGGCAGCGTACCTGGACGACCTGCGAAGCAAGTTCCTGCTGGAGAACAGCGTGCTCAAGATGGAGTACGCGGAGGTGCGCGTGCTGCACCTTGGTCACAAG GATCTGACGGTGCTCTGCCATCTGGAGCAGCTGCTCTTGATCACTCACCTTGACCTGTCGCACAATCGCCTCCgagccctgccccctgccctggctgCCCTGCGCTGCCTCGAG gtGCTGCAGGCCAATGACAACACTATCGAGTCCCTGGATGGTGTCACTAACCTGCCCCGGCTGCAGGAGCTCTTTCTGTGCAACAACC CAGCCTGCAGTGCTCCAGCCTCTTGCCTCCTGCCCCAGGCTGGTCCTCCTCAACCTGCAGGGCAACCCCCTGTGCCAAGCAGTGGGCATCTCGGAGCATCTGGCCGAGCTGCTGCCTTCAGTTCGCAGCAGCCTCACCTAAGAGActctgcccccgccccctgccctttAACTTATTGGAACTGA
- the RABGGTA gene encoding geranylgeranyl transferase type-2 subunit alpha isoform X2 gives MHGRLKVKTSEEQAEAKRLEREQKLKLYQSATQTVFQKRQAGELDESVLELTSQILGANPDFATLWNCRREVLQRLEVQKSPEELAALVKAELGFLESCLRVNPKSYGTWHHRCWLLGRLPEANWARELELCARFLEVDERNFHCWDYRRFVAAQAAVPPAEELAFTDSLITRNFSNYSSWHYRSCLLPQLHPQPDSGPQGRLPEDVLLKELELVQNAFFTDPNDQSAWFYHRWLLGRADPQDALHCLHVSRDEACLTVSFSRPLLVGSRTETLLLMVDESPLAVAWRTPDGRNRPSHVWLCDLPATSLNDQLPQHTFRVIWTAGGAQKECVLLKGRQEGWCRDSATDEQLFRCELSVEKSTVLQSELESCKELQELEPENKWCLLTIILLMRALDPLQYEKETLQYFQTLKAVDPMRAAYLDDLRSKFLLENSVLKMEYAEVRVLHLGHKDLTVLCHLEQLLLITHLDLSHNRLRALPPALAALRCLEVLQANDNTIESLDGVTNLPRLQELFLCNNRLQQPAVLQPLASCPRLVLLNLQGNPLCQAVGISEHLAELLPSVRSSLT, from the exons ATG CACGGGCGCCTGAAGGTGAAGACATCGGAAGAGCAAGCGGAAGCCAAAAGGCTAGAGCGGGAACAGAAGCTGAAGCTATACCAGTCAGCCACCCAGACTGTCTTCCAGAAG CGCCAGGCTGGAGAGCTGGATGAATCAGTGCTGGAACTGACAAGCCAGATTCTGGGAGCCAACCCTGATTTTGCCACCCTCTGGAATTGTCGCCGAGAGGTGCTCCAGCGGCTGGAGGTCCAGAA GTCCCCCGAGGAGTTGGCCGCTCTGGTGAAGGCAGAACTGGGCTTCCTGGAGAGCTGTCTGAGGGTGAACCCCAAGTCTTACGGTACCTGGCACCACCGCTGCTGGCTGCTGGGCCGCCTGCCAGAGGCCAACTGGGCCCGGGAGCTGGAGTTGTGTGCCCGCTTCCTCGAGGTTGATGAGCGGAACT TTCACTGCTGGGACTACCGGCGGTTTGTGGCTGCGCAGGCAGCTGTGCCCCCTGCAGAGGAGCTAGCCTTCACTGACAGCCTCATCACCCGAAACTTCTCCAACTATTCCTCCTGGCATTACCGCTCCTGCCTCTTGCCCCAGCTGCATCCCCAGCCAGACTCTGGACCCCAGGGGCGCCTCCCTGAGGATGTGCTGCTCAAAG AGCTGGAGCTGGTGCAGAACGCCTTCTTCACTGACCCCAATGATCAGAGTGCCTGGTTCTACCATCGTTGGCTCCTGGGACGAG CGGATCCCCAGGATGCCCTGCACTGCCTGCACGTGAGCCGGGATGAGGCCTGTCTGACTGTCTCCTTCTCTCGGCCCCTCCTA GTGGGCTCCAGGACGGAGACCTTGCTGCTCATGGTGGACGAGTCACCCCTGGCCGTGGCGTGGAGGACCCCAGATGGCAGGAACCGGCCTAGCCACGTCTGG ctctgtgacctgcCCGCCACCTCTCTCAACGACCAGTTGCCCCAACATACATTTCGTGTCATTTGGACAGCAGGCGGTGCCCAGAAGGAGTGTGTGCTCTTAAAAG GCCGCCAGGAGGGCTGGTGCCGGGACTCCGCCACGGACGAACAGCTCTTCAG GTGTGAGCTGTCGGTGGAGAAGTCCACGGTGCTACAGTCCGAGCTTGAATCCTGTAAGGAGCTGCAGGAGCTGGAGCCTGAGAATAAAT ggTGCCTGCTCACCATCATCTTGCTGATGCGGGCGCTGGACCCCCTGCAGTATGAGAAGGAGACGCTGCAGTACTTCCAGACCCTCAAG GCCGTGGACCCTATGCGGGCAGCGTACCTGGACGACCTGCGAAGCAAGTTCCTGCTGGAGAACAGCGTGCTCAAGATGGAGTACGCGGAGGTGCGCGTGCTGCACCTTGGTCACAAG GATCTGACGGTGCTCTGCCATCTGGAGCAGCTGCTCTTGATCACTCACCTTGACCTGTCGCACAATCGCCTCCgagccctgccccctgccctggctgCCCTGCGCTGCCTCGAG gtGCTGCAGGCCAATGACAACACTATCGAGTCCCTGGATGGTGTCACTAACCTGCCCCGGCTGCAGGAGCTCTTTCTGTGCAACAACC GCCTCCAGCAGCCTGCAGTGCTCCAGCCTCTTGCCTCCTGCCCCAGGCTGGTCCTCCTCAACCTGCAGGGCAACCCCCTGTGCCAAGCAGTGGGCATCTCGGAGCATCTGGCCGAGCTGCTGCCTTCAGTTCGCAGCAGCCTCACCTAA
- the TGM1 gene encoding protein-glutamine gamma-glutamyltransferase K — MPAPSSGTTTGSPRSDVGRWGGNPWQPLVTPSPEPEPEPDRHARHGGRPFWARCCGCCSCQNTIDEDWGPEPGGDHGSNSRPRRPSPRDRRPDTPGGRPNTLGRRPDSRGSTVTTARDDTIQEGKLVVTGVDLLSSPSDQNRQEHHTDEFEYNELIIRRGQPFHMVLFLSRPYDSSDRITLELLIGNNPEVGKGTHVIIPVGQGGSGGWNAQVTKSSGKNLNLQVHTSPNAIIGKFQFTVRTCSEAGEFQLPFDPCNEIYILFNPWCPEDTVYVDREDWRQEYVLNECGRIYYGTEAQIGERTWNYGQFDHGVLDACLYILDRRGMPYGGRRDPISVCRVVSAMVNSLDDNGILIGNWSGEYSRGTNPSAWVGSVEILLSYLRTGFPVPYGQCWVFAGVTTTVLRCLGLATRTITNFNSAHDTDTSLTMDIYFDENMKPLEHLNHDSVWNFHVWNDCWMKRPDLPPGFDGWQVVDATPQETSSGIFCCGPCSVESVKNGLVYMKYDTPFIFAEVNSDKIYWQRQGDGSFKVVYVEEKAIGSLVVTKAVGSNMREEVSHIYKHPEGSEAERKAVETAAAHGSKPNVYAIRDSAEDVALKVEAQDAVMGQDLTICVVLTNCGSSPRTVKLHLYLSVTYYTGVSGSVFKESKKEVVLAPGASERMAMPVAYKEYRVHLVDQGAMLLNISGHVKENTQVLAKQHTFRLRTPDLTLTLLRAAVVGQVCEVQIVFQNPLPITLTNVVFRLEGSGLQRPKTLNAGDIEGNKRVTLRQTFVPVRPGCRQLIASLDSPQLSQVHGVIQVDVALAAGGGGSSDTRGNGSSEETIPIAS; from the exons ATGCCAGCACCTTCGTCAG GCACGACGACGGGCAGTCCTCGTTCAGATGTGGGCCGCTGGGGCGGGAACCCCTGGCAGCCCCTCGTGACACCTTCTCCAGAGCCGGAGCCGGAGCCAGACAGACATGCTCGCCACGGGGGCCGCCCCTTCTGGGCTCGCTGCTGTGGCTGCTGCTCGTGCCAGAATACAATAGATGAAGACTGGGGGCCTGAGCCCGGCGGAGACCACGGCTCTAACTCCAGGCCTCGAAGGCCCAGCCCCAGGGATCGAAGACCCGACACCCCGGGTGGAAGACCCAACACCCTGGGTCGAAGACCCGACTCCCGGGGCAGCACTGTGACCACAGCTAGAGACGACACCATCCAAG AGGGAAAGCTCGTGGTGACTGGTGTGGATCTGCTGAGTTCACCCTCGGACCAGAATCGCCAAGAGCACCACACGGACGAGTTCGAGTACAATGAGCTGATTATCCGCCGTGGGCAGCCTTTCCACATGGTCCTCTTCCTGTCTCGTCCCTATGACTCATCCGATCGTATCACCCTGGAGCTGCTCATCG GAAACAACCCTGAGGTGGGCAAGGGCACCCACGTGATCATCCCAGTGGGCCAGGGGGGCAGTGGAGGCTGGAACGCCCAGGTGACCAAGTCCAGCGGGAAGAATCTGAACCTACAGGTCCACACCTCCCCCAATGCCATCATCGGCAAGTTTCAGTTCACGGTCCGCACATGCTCAGAAGCTGGCGAGTTCCAGTTGCCCTTTGACCCCTGCAATGAGATCTACATCCTCTTCAATCCCTGGTGCCCAG AGGACACCGTGTATGTGGACCGTGAGGACTGGCGGCAGGAGTACGTGCTTAATGAGTGTGGGAGAATTTACTATGGGACCGAAGCACAGATTGGCGAGCGGACCTGGAACTACGGCCAG ttTGACCACGGGGTGCTGGATGCCTGCCTGTACATCCTGGACCGGCGGGGCATGCCATATGGAGGCCGCAGGGACCCCATCAGTGTCTGCCGGGTCGTCTCCGCCATG GTAAACTCCTTGGATGACAATGGCATCCTGATTGGGAACTGGTCTGGAGAATATTCCCGCGGCACGAATCCCTCGGCGTGGGTGGGCAGCGTGGAGATTCTACTCAGCTACCTACGCACCGGCTTCCCTGTCCCGTACGGCCAGTGCTGGGTTTTCGCCGGCGTGACCACTACAG TGCTGCGCTGCCTGGGCCTGGCCACCCGTACCATCACCAACTTCAATTCTGCGCATGACACAGACACGTCCCTCACCATGGACATCTACTTTGACGAGAACATGAAGCCACTCGAGCACCTGAACCATGATTCCGTCTG GAACTTCCACGTGTGGAACGACTGTTGGATGAAGAGGCCGGATCTGCCCCCAGGCTTCGATGGATGGCAGGTTGTGGACGCCACACCCCAGGAGACCAGCAGCG GCATCTTCTGCTGTGGCCCCTGCTCTGTGGAGTCCGTCAAGAACGGCCTGGTCTACATGAAGTATGACACACCCTTCATTTTTGCTGAG GTGAACAGTGACAAGATCTACTGGCAGCGGCAAGGTGACGGCAGCTTCAAGGTCGTGTACGTGGAGGAGAAAGCCATCGGCTCGCTCGTCGTCACGAAGGCTGTCGGCTCCAACATGCGGGAAGAGGTCTCCCACATCTATAAGCACCCGGAAG GCTCAGAAGCAGAGCGGAAGGCAGTGGAGACCGCAGCCGCCCACGGCAGCAAACCCAACGTGTACGCCATCAGGGACTCGGCTGAGGACGTGGCCCTGAAGGTGGAGGCGCAGGACGCAGTGATGGGGCAGGACCTGACCATCTGCGTGGTGCTGACCAACTGCGGCAGCAGCCCCCGGACTGTGAAGCTGCACCTCTACCTCTCCGTTACCTACTATACTGGCGTCTCTGGGTCTGTCTTCAAGGAAAGCAAGAAGGAAGTGGTGCTGGCGCCGGGGGCCT CGGAGCGCATGGCCATGCCCGTGGCCTATAAGGAGTACCGGGTCCACCTCGTGGACCAGGGGGCCATGCTGCTCAACATCTCGGGCCACGTCAAGGAGAACACGCAGGTGCTGGCCAAGCAGCACACCTTCCGTCTGCGCACCCCGGACCTCACCCTCACG TTACTGCGAGCAGCCGTGGTTGGCCAGGTTTGCGAGGTCCAGATTGTCTTCCAGAACCCCCTGCCTATCACCCTCACCAACGTTGTCTTCCGGCTCGAGGGTTCCGGGTTGCAGAGACCCAAGACCCTCAACGCTGG GGACATTGAGGGCAACAAGAGAGTGACACTGCGCCAGACGTTCGTGCCTGTGAGACCAGGCTGCCGCCAGCTCATCGCCAGCTTGGACAGCCCACAACTCTCCCAGGTTCATGGGGTCATCCAGGTGGATGTGGCCCTGGCCGCTGGTGGCGGGGGCTCCTCAGATACTAGAGGCAACGGTAGCTCAGAGGAGACCATCCCTATTGCATCTTGA